The genomic segment CATGACCTACAGCGACCTGTCCCGCATCACCATTTATGGGTGCGGCCCGGATGAGGCCGTTCTGTTCCGAGAGCTGGCGCCTCGCTTCGGCGTAACGCCGATCACCACAGACGCACCGGTATCGGAAGCCAATAGTGAACTGGCATCCGGAAGCCGATGCATCAGCGTGGGCCACAAGACTCGGATCACCAACGCCGCTCTTCTTGCGCTGGGTCAAGCCGGCGTGCTGTACATCTCGACGCGGAGCATCGGGTACAACCATATCGATGTGGAATACGCGGACAGTGTCGGAATTTCCGTGGAAAACGTCACCTACTCGCCGGACAGCGTGGCCGACTACACGCTGATGCTGATGTTGATGGCAGTGCGGGACGCCAAATCCATCATCCGTCGCGCAGACATGCACGACTACCGGTTGAGTGAACTGCGCGGGAAAGAGCTGCGCGATCTGACCGTCGGGGTGATCGGAACCGGCCGCATCGGTGCTGCGGTCATGGACCGGCTGTGGGGTTTCGGCTGCCGGATACTGGCCTATGACAATCACCCCAAGGCCCCTGCTGATTACGTTCCGCTCGATGAGTTGCTGCAGCGGAGCGACATCGTCACCCTCCATGCGCCACTCACTGCGGACACGCACCATCTGCTGGATCGGCAGCGCATGGAGCAGATGAAGCACGGCGCGCTGATTGTCAACACCGGACGTGGTGCGCTGATCGATACCGGGGCCCTTGTGCAGGTATTGGAAAGCGGCAGGTTGGGCGGTGCGGCCTTGGATGTCATCGAAGGAGAGGAAGGAATATTCTACGCCGACTGCCGGAACAAGCCCATTGACAGCAAATCGTTGTTGCGGCTGCAGGAACTGCCGAACGTTCTCATCAGTCCGCACACCGCCTACTACACGGACCACGCTCTGCGCGACACCGTGGAAAACTCCCTCACCAACTGCCTGACATTTGAAAGCAGGAATCAGCATGGATAGGTTGAAGGTCGGAATCCTCTTCGGGGGCCGTTCGGAGGAGCACCCTGTCTCCGTCAAGTCCGCGCAGGAGATCGCACGGAACCTCGACCTCGAGAAGTATGAGCCCTTCTATATCGGGATCACGAAGAGCGGTGCCTGGACGCTCTGCGACGGGCCCGGCGCGGATTGGGAGCACGGCAGCTGCCGTCCGGCTGTGCTGTCACCGGACAGCAGCGTGCACGGGTTGCTCGTGCAGGAGCAGGGACGATACGAAGTGATCCGTCTGGACGTCGTGTTGCCCGTACTGCACGGCACCCTCGGCGAGGATGGTGCGATCCAGGGTCTGCTGGAGCTCTCCGGCATCCCCTACGTCGGCTGCGACATCCAGAGTTCCGCTCTGTGCATGGACAAATCCCTTGCCTACCTCGTCGCCGGAAGCGCGGGAATCGCCACGCCGAATTTCTGGACCGTCACGGCGGACGAGATCATTGATCCCGACCGGCTCACCTATCCGGTCTTCGTGAAGCCGGCTCGTTCGGGGTCGTCCTTCGGCGTCACCAAGGTGTCCCGAAAGGAGGAGCTGTCGAGTGCGGTGGAAAGCGCACGGCAGTACGACTCGAAGGTGCTGATCGAAGAGGCGGTCGTAGGCAGCGAGATCGGATGCGCCATCCTGGGGAACGAGCTGGATCTGATCGCGGGTGAGGTGGATCAGATCGTCCTGTCTCATGGATTCTTCAGAATCCACCAGGAGGACACACCGGAAATCGGCTCCGACAACTCGGCGGTCATCGTGCCCGCCGACATCCCGGCAGAGTCGCGATTGCTCGTTCAGGAGACAGCCAAGGCCGTATACCGCGCTCTGGGATGCAGGGGACTGTCGCGGGTTGACCTGTTCCTCAAGGATGACGGGGAGGTGGTCCTCAACGAGGTCAACACTCTGCCCGGCATGACCTCGTACAGCCGTTATCCGAGGATGATGGCGGCCGCGGGGATGCCGCTTGCCGAAGTGATCGACCGGACGGTGTCGCTGGCATTGGCAGGAAAAAGGCGATGAAGGACGACTTCGTCTTTGTGGACGAGCTGGCATCCGGAATACGCTGGGATGCCAAGTACGCTACCTGGGACAACTTCACCGGCAAACCGGTGGACGGGTATCTGGCCAATCGAATTGTCGGTACCAGGGCTCTGTGCGCAGCCCTGGAACGAGCGCGCGAGAAGGCCGAATCCCTTGGGTTCGGCTTGCTCCTCTGGGATGGCTATCGTCCGCAGCGCGCCGTCGACTGCTTTCTGCGCTGGTCGAATCTGCCGGAGGATGGCCGGACGAAGTCACGGCACTATCCGAATATCGGCAGAGCCGAGATGTTCGAAAGAGGATACGTGGCCGAGAAGTCGGGCCACAGCCGGGGCAGCACCGTCGACCTCACGCTCCATGATCTGTCCACCGGTGAGCTCGCTCCCATGGGCGGTGACCATGACTTGATGGACTGCATCTCGCATCATGGGGCGCCAGGGCTCGCGCACGTCGAAGCGAGGAACCGGCAGTGCCTTCTTTCCATCATGGAGGCCTGCGGTTTCAGCGCATACGACTGCGAGTGGTGGCATTACACGCTCAACGACGAACCCTATCCGGACACCTATTTCGATTTCCCCATCACCTAGTTCAGCCGGGGATTGCCTCCTGGTGTCCATCAGGCCGGAGACGATGCGCGTAGGACCAGCGGTGCTTTCGTCGAGGCGGTCGCCGCGACGGACATCACCCGTTGACGCCCAGGAGCTGAGGCGGGTCTTCTCGTGGCCGGGCGCGGTCGGCAGCCATGGCCAGGGCGTCCAGCACGGGTCGGATGAGCGGATGCTGCTCCGCTCCGCGCCGGACCGCCGCGAACACCCGGCGGGTCGGTGGATCCCCGGCGACCGGTAGGACCACGACCTCCGGCAGATCCACTCCGCGCAGCGCGGAGCGCGGAACCAGGGCCACCCCCGCTCCGGCCCCGGCAAGGGCGGCGACGGCCCGGAAATCGTCGGAGGAGTGCGTCACGCGGGGCTGGAAGCCGGCGAATTCGCAGGCCAGCATGACCACCTCGTGGCAGGGGTTGCCGGGGTAGGGGCCGATCCACGGTTCCTCGGCGAGATCGGCGACTCTGATGCCGGCGCTGTCGGCTAGCCGGTGGCTCCGTGGCAGGACCGCGTCGAAAGGCTCCGCGTAGAGCGGGACCCGGGACAGCCGCTCGTCGTCCTCACGGGGCGCGCCCCGGTACTCCACCGCCACGGCCAGGTCGGCGTGCCCGTCCAGCACCATGGTCAGGCTGGCGTCGCCCTCGGCGTCGCGAACCCGGAGCCCGATGCCGGGATGGCTGGTGCCCAGCGCCGTCATCGCCGGGGCGACCACGGTGGCGATACCGGTGGCGAAGGAGGCCACCGTCACCTCTCCCGCATGCCCTGCCGCGTAGGCGGCGAGCTCGGCTTCGGCCCGCTCCAGCTGGGCCAGCACGGTGTTGCCGTGCGCGGCCAGGATCTCTCCTGCCGCCGTCAGCCGGACTCCCCGGCCGTCGCGGACCAGCAGCTGGTGACCGACCTCCTGTTCGAGGGCGGCCAGCTGCTGGGAGACGGCGGAGGGCGTCAGATACAGCGCGGCGGCCGCGGCGGTCAGCGTCCGGTGGTCCGCCACGGCCCGCAAAGTGCGCAGTCTGCGGGTGTCGATCACCCGGTCATTCTGCCAGTGCCGCTCGCGCGGCCGAGAACGCGGCCACCGCGCGCTCCACGTCCTGCGCCGAGTGGGCGGCGGACAGCTGGACCCGGATCCGGGCCTTGCCGTGCGGGACCACCGGATAGGAGAAGCCGACGGCGTAGATGCCGTGCTCCAGGAGCTGGTCGGCGATGCGTCCGGCCTCCTCGGCGTCGCCGATCATCACCGGGGCGATCGGGTGGTCGCCCGGCAGGACCTCGAAGCCCTCCTCGGTCATCCGTCGCCGGAACAGCTCCGTGTTGGCGTAGAGGCGGGCCCGCAGCGCGGCACCCTCGCCCGTGGTGTCGTCCTCCAGCAGGTCCAGGACCTTGATGGAGGCGGCCGCGATCACCGGGGCCAGCGAGTTGGAGAACAGGTACGGGCGGGAGCGCTGCCGCAGCAGCGCCACGATCTCCGCGCGGGCCGCCACGTAGCCGCCGGACGCGCCGCCGAGCGCCTTGCCCAGCGTCCCGGTGACGATGTCGACCCGGTCGATCACGCCGTGCAGCTCCGGGGTGCCGCGCCCACCGGGGCCGACGAAGCCCACCGCGTGCGAGTCGTCGACCATGACCATCGCTCCGTAGCGCTCTGCCAGGTCGCAGATCTCGTCCAGCGGGGCCACATAGCCGTCCATGGAGAAGACGCCGTCGGTGACGACGAGCGTGCGCCGTGCTCCGGCGGCCTCCTTCAGCCGCTGCTCCAGGTCGGCCATGTCGCGGTTGGCGTAGCGGAAGCGGCGTGCCTTGGACAGCCGGATGCCGTCGATGATGCTGGCGTGGTTCAGCGCGTCCGAGATCACCGCGTCGCGTTCGTCCAGCAGCGTTTCGAACACGCCTCCGTTGGCGTCGAAGCAGGAGCTGTAGAGGATGGTGTCCTCCATGCCGAGGAAGCGCGACAGCCGGGCCTCCAGCTCCTTGTGCACCTCCTGGGTGCCGCAGATGAAGCGCACCGAGGCCATGCCGTAGCCCCAGCGGTCGAGTGCCGACTTGGCGGCGGCCACGACCTCGGGGTTGTCGGCGAGGCCCAGGTAGTTGTTGGCGCAGAAGTTCAGCACCTCGCCGGGGCGCCCGCCCGAGGTGACGTCGACCGAGGCGCTCTGCGGGGTGCCGATGACCCGCTCGGGCTTGTGCAGCCCGGCCGAGCGGATCTCATCGAGGGTGGCACGGAGGTCCTCGCGGACGGCGTCGAGCATGATGGGTCTCTCCTTGTTCCTGCGGAGGTCTGAGTACCTGCGGAGTCTGATGGTGCGGGGCTGTTCCGGCGGAGGCCGGACAGGCCCTAGGCGGTCCAGTCGAGGATGACCTTGCCGCAGCGGCCCCCGGCGGCGTCGTCGAACGCGGCCTCGAAGTCCCGGTACGAGTAGCGGCCGGTGATCACCGGGCTCAGGTCGAGGCCGCCTTCCAGCAGCACCGACATGGCGTACCAGGTCTCGTACATCTCCCGGCCGTAGATGCCCTTGAGAGTGATCATCGAGGTGACGATCCTGGCGAAGTCGACCGGGAACTCCTCGGCCGGCAGGCCCAGCATGGCGATCCGTCCGCCGTGGGTCATGTTGGCGATCATGTCGCGCAGCGCCTCGGGCCGTCCCGACATCTCCAGCCCGACGTCGAAGCCCTCGCGCAGCCCGAGCCTGCGCTGTCCCTCCGCGATGGTGGAGCCGCTGACGTCCAGGGCCAGGCTCACGCCGACCTTCTCGGCCAGCTCCAGCCGGAACGGGCTGACGTCGGTGATCATCACCTTCCTGGCTCCGGCGTGCCGGGCGACCGCTGCCGCCATGATGCCGATGGGCCCCGCTCCGGTGATGACGACGTCCTCGCCCACGAGCGGGAACGACAGGGCGGTGTGAACGGCGTTGCCGAAGGGGTCGAAGATCGCGGCGACGTCCAGGTCGACCGGCACCCGGTGCACCCACACGTTGGTGGCCGGCAGCGTCACGTACTCGGCGAACGCCCCGTCCCGGCCGATGCCCAGGCCCACCGTGCTGCGACACAGGTGCCGCCGTCCGGCCAGGCAGTTACGGCACTTTCCGCAGATGAGGTGGCCTTCACCGCTGACCAGGTCGCCCGGGGCCAAGTCGGCGACGCCGGCGGCGACTTCCACGATCTCGCCGACGAACTCGTGGCCCAGCACCAGCGGGGTCTTCACGGCCTGCTGCGCCCAGCCGTCGTAGTTGCGGATGTGCAGGTCGGTGCCGCAGATACCGGTGCGGAGCACCTTGATCAGCACTTCACCGGGCCCGACTTCGGGCTCCGGAACGTCCATCAGCCACAAACCCGGTTCTGCCTTCGCCTTGACCAGTGCCTTCACGGCGGAGCCTCTCGGGATCGGTACGACGCACATCCGCCGAGAACACGGCGGAGACCCCAAACCTTGCCGCCCGCGCCGCCCATCGGTCCATCGACGGTTTCTTATGCGGGCCCACAGCTCAGCTTCACAATCGCCGCATGATCACTGACGGTGCCGGTCCTGGTCGTTTCCACGAAATGAGGCGAAAACGATGGTCGCCGTGGACGAACCGGGAGTGCCTTCCGGCGTCTACGGTTGCGCGAATGGACGAACTGCAGGACATCGGGAATTGGCTGCGGGAGCGGCTGCCGCAGCTGCTGGCCGAGCATGGTGTGCCAGGGGCCGCCGTCGCCATCGGCGTGGGCGCGGAGACGGTCGAAGCGGCGGCCGGGGTGCTGAGCACCGCGACGGGGGTGGAGGTGACGGTCGACTCGGTGTTCCAGATCGGGTCGGTCACCAAGGTGCTCACCGCGACGCTGGTGATGCAGCTGGTCGGCGAAGGCCGAGTAGCGCTCGACGCCCCGGTCCGGACCTACCTTCCCGGGTTCCGGGAGGCGACCGTGCGGCAACTGCTGTGCCACACCTCCGGTTTCGAAGGGGATGTCTTCACGGACACCGGCAAGGGCGACGACTGCCTGGCCACGTACGTGGACCTGCTGGACGAGGTGCCGCAGCTCTTCGAGCCCGGCACGATGTTCTCCTACAACAACGCGGGCTACTGCGTGCTGGGACGCATCGTCGAGGTCGTGCGGGGCAAGCCCTTCGACGCGTGCCTGCGGGATCACCTGTTCACGCCGCTGGGCATGACGCACGCGGCGAACGACCCGTACGAGGCGATCCTCCACCGCGCGGCGGTCGGGCATCTCGACGGGAAGCCGTCCGCGGTCTGGGCGATGGCCCGCTCGAACGCGCCGGCGGGGTCGATGCTCGCGATGACCCCTCGCGATCTGCTGGCCTTCGCCCGGATGCACCTCGCGGACGACGGCCCGCGGGCCATGCGGCAGCCGCAGGTCGCGCTGCCGGACATCGGCTGGGGCACGGCCTGGGGCCTGGGCTGGGAGCTCTACGACCTGCCGGGCGGCCTGGTCTTCGGCCATGACGGCAACACCATCGGCCAGTCGGCGGTCCTGCGCGTCGTCCCCGGCCGCGACCTCGCAGTAGCGATCTTCACCAACGGCGGTGACCCCAAGCCGCTGCGGAAGGAGATCCTCGGCCGGGTCCTGGAGCTGCCCGCGGACCCGGTCCCGGATCCGGCGGCCCGCCTGAACACACACCGCTACGCCGGCACCTACCTGTCGAGCACGGGCGAGACCAGGGTGGATGAGGACGAGCGGGGCAGGCTCTGGCTCGAGCACGTTCCCCTCGGCATCACGGCGGAGCTCGGCGACGAGGGCTACCGGACGGAGTTGGCCGCCTGGCGCGGCGATTCCCTCCTCCCCGTCGAGCCCGGCCACGGACCGGTGGCGTTCCTCGGCGACGACGGCGAGGGGCGGGCGCGCTACCTGCACACGGGTCGCGCCGACGTTCGTTCGCCTGGACGAACGCAGGGCTGAACACTCACCGTCCCGGACGAACAGCGCACGCGCCGCGGCCCTCAATATCGGCGAATGGATGTGCGCAAGAGTTTGACGCTCCGGGACCTGTCGGTCGAGATCCGGCGTGGCGACCGTGTCGTCCGGCCGGTAGCGAACGTCAGCCTCGAGCTGGAACGCGGCGAGACGCTCGGGATCGTCGGAGAGACCGGTTCCGGCAAGTCGATGACGGGCCTGGCGATCATGGGCATGCTCCCTTCCGGGGGCCGGGTGACCGGCGGGTCGATCGACTTCGCCGGCCGGGATCTGCTCGCGATGGAGCCGAGGCGGTACCGCGGCAACGAGATCGCCATGATCTTCCAGGACTCACTGACCTCGCTGAACCCGACCAAGAAGATCGTCGAGCAGGTGGCAGAACCCGTCCGCCTGCACCGCAAGGAGACCAGGCGCGCCGCCCGTGACCGCGCCCTGGAGATGCTCGCCCGAGTGGGCGTCGACCGGGACGGCTACCCGCACCAGTTCTCCGGTGGCCAGCGCCAGCGGGTGATGATCGCCATGGCGCTGGTCTGCGAGCCCGAGATCGTCATCGCGGACGAACCCACCACGGCCCTCGACGTGACGGTCCAGTCCGAGATCCTCGATCTCCTCGACGATCTGCGGTCCCAGCGGGGCATGTCGATGATCCTGATCACCCATGACATGGGGGTGATCGCCCAGCGGGCAGACCGGGTCGGGGTGATGTACGGCGGGCGGGTGGCCGAGTCCGCACCCACGGCGGACATCTTCGGCAGGACCCGGCACCGCTACACCCGGGCTCTGCTCTCCTCGATCCCCACCCTCGGCCAGGACAAGGGCGAGGAGTTGTTCAGCATCCCGGGTTCGCCGCCCGACCTGGCCAAGCCCGAGCCCGGCTGCCCCTTCGCGCCGCGCTGCGACGCGGCCACGGACCGGTGCCGCGAGGAGCAGCCGCCGTTCGTCGACTCCTACGCCTGCTGGCACCCGGTCGCCGGCCCGGCCGAAGGCGGCCAGCGGCGACGGTTCCCGTCGAAGGAGAGCGGCGGGACACTCCTGCGCGTCGTCGACCTGGTCCGTGAGCACCCGGCGGGCCGCCGGACCGTCAAGGCGGTCTCCGGAGTGAGCTTCGAGGTGGCGGCCGGGGAGACCTTCGGCCTGGTCGGTGAGTCCGGCTGCGGAAAGTCGAGCCTGGGCCGCATGCTCGTCGGCCTGGACCGCCCCGACGGCGGCGAGGTCCTCTTCGAAGGGGACCGGGTCATCCGGCCGCGCAAGGCCGTCCAGATGATGTTCCAGGACTCCGGTGCCGCCCTCGACCCGAGGATGCGCGTCGGCCGGATCCTTCGCGAACCCCTGGTCATCCAGGGCGTCGGTGACCGCCCGGAGCGGGTGCGGCGGCTCCTCGACGACGTCGGTCTCCCCGAGAGCGTCCTCGACCGGTACCCCTACGAGCTCTCCGGCGGCCAGCGGCAGCGTGTCGGACTGGCACGCGCGCTCGCCCTGGAACCCCGGGTGCTGATCGCCGACGAACCGGTCAGCGCCCTGGACGTCTCCATCCGCTCGCAGATCCTCAACCTCATGCGCCGGATCCAAATCGAGCGCGGCCTCAGCAGCGTGGTCATCTCGCACGACCTCGCGGTCGTGCGCTACCTCGCCGACCGCGTCGGTGTCATGTACCTCGGGAAGCTCGTCGAGACCGGCACGACCGACGAGGTCTACGGCGCCGCCGCGCATCCCTACACCGCGGGCCTGCTGGCAGCGGTCCCGGAAGGCGAACGCGCCGGCACGGGCGTGCGCGGCGAACCGCCCAGCCCCGTCGATCCGCCCAGCGGCTGCCGCTTCCGCACCCGTTGCGCGCTGAGCACGGAGAAGTGCGCCCGGATCGAACCACCCCTGGCGCCGGTCACCGGCAGCCAGCTGGTGGCCTGCCACTACCCGCTGCAAGGGAACCGCAATGGCTAGATATCTGCTCCACCGCCTGGTGGTCTCGGTTCTCGTCCTGCTCGGTATCTCCGCGGTCGTCTTCCTGCTGCTGCACACGGTCTCGGCCAGCCCCGGCCGGATCGTGCTCGGCCAGCGGGCCTCGCCCCAGGCGGTGGCGGCCTTCAACCACGACCACGGTTTCGACCGCTCACTGATCACGCAGTACCTCAGCTATCTGGGCCAACTGCTCCACGGCGATCTGGGCCGCTCCTACACGCTGAACGAGAACGTCGGCACCCTGCTCGCCCAGAACTCCGGCCGCAGCGCGATGCTGTCCGCCGCCGGAATGCTCCTCGCACTGGCTGTCGCGGTACCGCTCGGCATTCTCCAGGCGGTCAGGCGCAACAGCATCGCCGACCGGGCGGCCACGGCCGCCTCCTATGTCCTGTACGCCACAACGTCGTTCCTGCTCGGTCTGCTGCTGATCGCGGTGTTCAGCCAGACGCTGCAGATCTTCCCGGCCGAAGCCTCCCAGTCGCATTCACCGTGGGTGGTGTTCACCGATCCACGCGCCATGGCCCTGCCCGTGATCACTCTGGCCTGCGGCAGCGTCACCGTCTTCGCGCAGTACCAGCGCTCCTCGGCGCTGGACCAGCTCGGCCAGGACTACATCCGGGTCGCACGGGCCAAAGGCCTGCCGGAACGGCTGATCCTGCTGCGCCACCTGCTCCGCAACTCCAGCCTGCCGTTGATCACGCTCGTCGGCACGCTGGTGCCCACCGTGCTCGCCGGGAACCTCATCGTGGAGTCGCTCTTCAACTACCCGGGCCTCGGCCTGCTCTTCCTGAACAGCCTGCAACGCGAGGACTATCCCCTGCTCCTCGCCTACACGCTCATCGGCGGCTTCCTGACCGTGGCGGGCAGCTTCCTCGCCGACATCCTGGTCGCGGCCGCCGACCGCCGAATCGAGTTGAGAAAATGATGCGGCATCGGCTCGCGCTCACCGGTGGCCTGGTCCTGGTGCTCATCGCCGGGTTCTGCTTCCTCGGCCCCCTGATCCACCACACCGACCAGACCGATGTGGACCTCATCAACGCGGCCCTGCCGCCAGGAGCCGGCCATCTGCTCGGCACCGACACCAACGGGTTCGACGTACTCGGCCGGCTCATGACCGGCGGCCGGCTGTCGCTGGAGATCGGCCTGCTGGCCGCGCTCATCTCGACCCTGATCGGCACGGTCTACGGGGCGGTCGCCGGACTCGCCGGAGGTGTGGTCGACGGCTTCCTGATGCGCCTGGTCGACGTGATGCTGTCGATCCCGTTCCTCTTCGTCGTGCTGATCCTCTCGGCCCGGTTCGCGGCGAGCGCGGTGTCGCTGAGCCTCGTCATCGGGGGCTTCTCCTGGCTCCTGTCGGCCCGGCTGATACGCGGCGAGGTGCTGGCGCTGCGGGTCCGGGAGTTCGTCCTGGCGGCGAAGGTGATGGGCGCCTCACGACGGCGGATCATCTTCACCCATCTGATTCCCCATGCTCTCGGCGTGATCATCATCAACGCCACCTTCCAGGTGGCCGATGCGATCATCGTCGTCTCCGCGCTGGGCTTCCTGGGCTTCGGCATGACCTACCCCACGGTGGACTGGGGCAGCCAACTCGCCGACGGGGCCAGCTATCTCTCCACCGGTTACTGGTGGCTGGTCTATCCGGTGGGCGCCTGCATCGTCCTCACCGTCCTCGCCCTCAACCTGCTCGCGGACGCGCTCAGGGACGCCATCGGGCGACCTACTTCACCTTCGAGTCAGAACTAAGGGAGACAGCACCATGCGTGGACGCATCTCGACAGCGCTCGTCGTCCTGCTCGCGACGGCGGCGTGCGGCGGAGGCGGTGGCACGGCGGACGACATCGCCAAGACGCCCCCGAAGCAGACCGGCGTGCCCAAGAACGGCGGCACGGCCGTCGTGGCGCTGACGCCGGGGCTCAGCCCGAACTACATCTACCCCTACCCGCCGGCCTCGGCGAGCGGCACGGTGATCGCCCGCGGCCAGCTGTGGCGTTCGCTCTACCGGCCGAGCGGCGCGGGCGACCAGATCGTCGACACCGGGCCGAGCCTGGCCGAACTGCCGGTCTACAGCCAGGACCGCAAGACCGCGACGATCAGGATGAAGGGCTACAAGTGGTCCAGCGGGAGACCGGTCACCGCCGATGACGT from the Streptomyces sp. RKAG293 genome contains:
- the vanH gene encoding D-lactate dehydrogenase VanH, producing MTYSDLSRITIYGCGPDEAVLFRELAPRFGVTPITTDAPVSEANSELASGSRCISVGHKTRITNAALLALGQAGVLYISTRSIGYNHIDVEYADSVGISVENVTYSPDSVADYTLMLMLMAVRDAKSIIRRADMHDYRLSELRGKELRDLTVGVIGTGRIGAAVMDRLWGFGCRILAYDNHPKAPADYVPLDELLQRSDIVTLHAPLTADTHHLLDRQRMEQMKHGALIVNTGRGALIDTGALVQVLESGRLGGAALDVIEGEEGIFYADCRNKPIDSKSLLRLQELPNVLISPHTAYYTDHALRDTVENSLTNCLTFESRNQHG
- the vanA-Sc gene encoding D-alanine--(R)-lactate ligase VanA-Sc; translation: MDRLKVGILFGGRSEEHPVSVKSAQEIARNLDLEKYEPFYIGITKSGAWTLCDGPGADWEHGSCRPAVLSPDSSVHGLLVQEQGRYEVIRLDVVLPVLHGTLGEDGAIQGLLELSGIPYVGCDIQSSALCMDKSLAYLVAGSAGIATPNFWTVTADEIIDPDRLTYPVFVKPARSGSSFGVTKVSRKEELSSAVESARQYDSKVLIEEAVVGSEIGCAILGNELDLIAGEVDQIVLSHGFFRIHQEDTPEIGSDNSAVIVPADIPAESRLLVQETAKAVYRALGCRGLSRVDLFLKDDGEVVLNEVNTLPGMTSYSRYPRMMAAAGMPLAEVIDRTVSLALAGKRR
- the vanX gene encoding D-Ala-D-Ala dipeptidase VanX, which gives rise to MKDDFVFVDELASGIRWDAKYATWDNFTGKPVDGYLANRIVGTRALCAALERAREKAESLGFGLLLWDGYRPQRAVDCFLRWSNLPEDGRTKSRHYPNIGRAEMFERGYVAEKSGHSRGSTVDLTLHDLSTGELAPMGGDHDLMDCISHHGAPGLAHVEARNRQCLLSIMEACGFSAYDCEWWHYTLNDEPYPDTYFDFPIT
- a CDS encoding LysR family transcriptional regulator; amino-acid sequence: MIDTRRLRTLRAVADHRTLTAAAAALYLTPSAVSQQLAALEQEVGHQLLVRDGRGVRLTAAGEILAAHGNTVLAQLERAEAELAAYAAGHAGEVTVASFATGIATVVAPAMTALGTSHPGIGLRVRDAEGDASLTMVLDGHADLAVAVEYRGAPREDDERLSRVPLYAEPFDAVLPRSHRLADSAGIRVADLAEEPWIGPYPGNPCHEVVMLACEFAGFQPRVTHSSDDFRAVAALAGAGAGVALVPRSALRGVDLPEVVVLPVAGDPPTRRVFAAVRRGAEQHPLIRPVLDALAMAADRARPREDPPQLLGVNG
- a CDS encoding glycine C-acetyltransferase, whose translation is MLDAVREDLRATLDEIRSAGLHKPERVIGTPQSASVDVTSGGRPGEVLNFCANNYLGLADNPEVVAAAKSALDRWGYGMASVRFICGTQEVHKELEARLSRFLGMEDTILYSSCFDANGGVFETLLDERDAVISDALNHASIIDGIRLSKARRFRYANRDMADLEQRLKEAAGARRTLVVTDGVFSMDGYVAPLDEICDLAERYGAMVMVDDSHAVGFVGPGGRGTPELHGVIDRVDIVTGTLGKALGGASGGYVAARAEIVALLRQRSRPYLFSNSLAPVIAAASIKVLDLLEDDTTGEGAALRARLYANTELFRRRMTEEGFEVLPGDHPIAPVMIGDAEEAGRIADQLLEHGIYAVGFSYPVVPHGKARIRVQLSAAHSAQDVERAVAAFSAARAALAE
- the tdh gene encoding L-threonine 3-dehydrogenase, with the translated sequence MKALVKAKAEPGLWLMDVPEPEVGPGEVLIKVLRTGICGTDLHIRNYDGWAQQAVKTPLVLGHEFVGEIVEVAAGVADLAPGDLVSGEGHLICGKCRNCLAGRRHLCRSTVGLGIGRDGAFAEYVTLPATNVWVHRVPVDLDVAAIFDPFGNAVHTALSFPLVGEDVVITGAGPIGIMAAAVARHAGARKVMITDVSPFRLELAEKVGVSLALDVSGSTIAEGQRRLGLREGFDVGLEMSGRPEALRDMIANMTHGGRIAMLGLPAEEFPVDFARIVTSMITLKGIYGREMYETWYAMSVLLEGGLDLSPVITGRYSYRDFEAAFDDAAGGRCGKVILDWTA
- a CDS encoding serine hydrolase domain-containing protein, with the translated sequence MDELQDIGNWLRERLPQLLAEHGVPGAAVAIGVGAETVEAAAGVLSTATGVEVTVDSVFQIGSVTKVLTATLVMQLVGEGRVALDAPVRTYLPGFREATVRQLLCHTSGFEGDVFTDTGKGDDCLATYVDLLDEVPQLFEPGTMFSYNNAGYCVLGRIVEVVRGKPFDACLRDHLFTPLGMTHAANDPYEAILHRAAVGHLDGKPSAVWAMARSNAPAGSMLAMTPRDLLAFARMHLADDGPRAMRQPQVALPDIGWGTAWGLGWELYDLPGGLVFGHDGNTIGQSAVLRVVPGRDLAVAIFTNGGDPKPLRKEILGRVLELPADPVPDPAARLNTHRYAGTYLSSTGETRVDEDERGRLWLEHVPLGITAELGDEGYRTELAAWRGDSLLPVEPGHGPVAFLGDDGEGRARYLHTGRADVRSPGRTQG
- a CDS encoding ABC transporter ATP-binding protein, translated to MDVRKSLTLRDLSVEIRRGDRVVRPVANVSLELERGETLGIVGETGSGKSMTGLAIMGMLPSGGRVTGGSIDFAGRDLLAMEPRRYRGNEIAMIFQDSLTSLNPTKKIVEQVAEPVRLHRKETRRAARDRALEMLARVGVDRDGYPHQFSGGQRQRVMIAMALVCEPEIVIADEPTTALDVTVQSEILDLLDDLRSQRGMSMILITHDMGVIAQRADRVGVMYGGRVAESAPTADIFGRTRHRYTRALLSSIPTLGQDKGEELFSIPGSPPDLAKPEPGCPFAPRCDAATDRCREEQPPFVDSYACWHPVAGPAEGGQRRRFPSKESGGTLLRVVDLVREHPAGRRTVKAVSGVSFEVAAGETFGLVGESGCGKSSLGRMLVGLDRPDGGEVLFEGDRVIRPRKAVQMMFQDSGAALDPRMRVGRILREPLVIQGVGDRPERVRRLLDDVGLPESVLDRYPYELSGGQRQRVGLARALALEPRVLIADEPVSALDVSIRSQILNLMRRIQIERGLSSVVISHDLAVVRYLADRVGVMYLGKLVETGTTDEVYGAAAHPYTAGLLAAVPEGERAGTGVRGEPPSPVDPPSGCRFRTRCALSTEKCARIEPPLAPVTGSQLVACHYPLQGNRNG
- a CDS encoding ABC transporter permease, translated to MARYLLHRLVVSVLVLLGISAVVFLLLHTVSASPGRIVLGQRASPQAVAAFNHDHGFDRSLITQYLSYLGQLLHGDLGRSYTLNENVGTLLAQNSGRSAMLSAAGMLLALAVAVPLGILQAVRRNSIADRAATAASYVLYATTSFLLGLLLIAVFSQTLQIFPAEASQSHSPWVVFTDPRAMALPVITLACGSVTVFAQYQRSSALDQLGQDYIRVARAKGLPERLILLRHLLRNSSLPLITLVGTLVPTVLAGNLIVESLFNYPGLGLLFLNSLQREDYPLLLAYTLIGGFLTVAGSFLADILVAAADRRIELRK
- a CDS encoding ABC transporter permease, whose product is MMRHRLALTGGLVLVLIAGFCFLGPLIHHTDQTDVDLINAALPPGAGHLLGTDTNGFDVLGRLMTGGRLSLEIGLLAALISTLIGTVYGAVAGLAGGVVDGFLMRLVDVMLSIPFLFVVLILSARFAASAVSLSLVIGGFSWLLSARLIRGEVLALRVREFVLAAKVMGASRRRIIFTHLIPHALGVIIINATFQVADAIIVVSALGFLGFGMTYPTVDWGSQLADGASYLSTGYWWLVYPVGACIVLTVLALNLLADALRDAIGRPTSPSSQN